One region of Faecalibacter bovis genomic DNA includes:
- the mreD gene encoding rod shape-determining protein MreD, which translates to MYNKDFFINIITILLLALAQVFIFNHINFLGSYQPYIYVVFVLFYPPYQSRYLLLLLAFILGLSIDILEYTGGIHAFALTFIAFYRNTIIKLLAGKVNFEMEYFNFNSFSISQWIFYLTILIIFHHSVLLLLENFKFTGILTVLTNALISSGITFIFVLIYKILFKNKILV; encoded by the coding sequence ATGTACAATAAGGATTTTTTTATAAATATCATCACAATTTTATTATTAGCGTTAGCTCAAGTATTTATATTTAATCATATTAATTTTCTTGGAAGCTATCAGCCTTATATTTACGTTGTATTTGTGTTATTTTATCCACCGTATCAAAGTCGATATCTATTATTATTATTAGCTTTTATTTTAGGTTTATCAATTGATATTTTAGAATATACAGGTGGAATACATGCTTTTGCATTAACATTTATAGCCTTTTATAGAAATACTATTATTAAATTACTAGCTGGAAAAGTGAATTTTGAAATGGAATATTTCAATTTCAATTCCTTTAGTATCTCACAATGGATTTTCTATTTAACTATACTAATTATTTTTCATCATTCGGTGTTATTACTTTTAGAAAATTTCAAATTCACAGGAATTCTAACTGTATTAACTAATGCATTGATTAGTTCGGGTATTACTTTTATTTTTGTACTTATTTATAAGATTTTATTTAAAAATAAAATTCTGGTATGA
- the mreC gene encoding rod shape-determining protein MreC, which yields MQYILNAIRKNGVFIIFVFLEFIALFLVFRKNIYHETILAEASTSFTGFTNNKIAAVTNFVNLPSTNKDLQEENAMLRERLVHLGIKDARTKKFTKVDSLGYQQTYSFIPAEVINNSIIKTQNYITIDKGRKDGVEKGDGIITNKGVIGIITFAGQKYSRAISLLNKDIRVNARIKGNEYFGTLIWDGKDARYAQLTEIPKYIKVNKGDTIETDGKSPVFPEGLMIGTVISKANDNVTGELKIQVKLKQDFGNLSHAYVVTNLNKIEIKQVEKSDTIINNVQ from the coding sequence ATGCAATATATTCTAAACGCTATTAGGAAAAATGGTGTATTTATTATTTTCGTGTTTTTGGAATTTATAGCATTGTTTTTAGTCTTTAGAAAAAACATCTATCACGAAACAATTTTAGCTGAAGCAAGTACATCTTTTACAGGCTTTACTAATAATAAAATAGCTGCTGTAACAAACTTTGTAAATTTACCTTCTACGAACAAAGATTTACAGGAAGAAAATGCTATGCTTCGTGAACGTTTAGTACACTTAGGTATTAAAGACGCGCGCACAAAAAAATTCACGAAAGTTGATTCTTTAGGGTATCAACAAACTTATTCATTTATACCTGCCGAAGTAATTAATAATTCTATTATTAAAACTCAAAACTATATTACAATTGACAAAGGTCGTAAAGATGGAGTTGAAAAAGGTGATGGTATAATTACAAACAAAGGTGTAATCGGAATTATAACTTTTGCTGGACAAAAATATTCTAGAGCTATTTCTTTATTAAATAAAGATATTCGTGTTAATGCGCGAATTAAAGGAAATGAATATTTCGGAACTTTAATATGGGATGGAAAAGATGCACGTTATGCACAATTAACTGAGATTCCTAAGTATATTAAGGTAAATAAAGGAGATACAATTGAAACGGACGGAAAATCTCCGGTTTTCCCAGAAGGATTAATGATTGGTACAGTTATTAGCAAAGCTAATGATAATGTTACAGGCGAATTGAAAATTCAGGTTAAATTAAAACAGGATTTTGGAAATTTATCGCACGCATACGTTGTTACAAATCTTAATAAAATCGAAATTAAACAAGTTGAAAAATCTGACACAATCATAAACAATGTACAATAA
- a CDS encoding rod shape-determining protein, with protein MGLFDFFTQEIAIDLGTANTLIIHNNKVVVDSPSIVAIHRRTNKVIAVGDQAKHMQGKTHDDIKTIRPLKDGVIADFEASEFMLTEFIKKIPGIQGKLFSPSLRMVICIPSGITEVEKRAVKDSCARVNAKDVRLIYEPMAAAIGVGIDIQQPKGNMIIDIGGGTTEIAVVALGGIVCDKSVKIAGDVFTNDIAYYLRTHHNLYIGERTAERVKIEVGAAVEELEHAPEDMPVQGRDLITGKPKEITVNYKEIARALDKSILRIEDGVMETLSQTPPELAADIYNTGIYMAGGGSMLRGLDQRISKKTGLPVFLADDPLRAVVRGTGIALKNIDKFTFLMK; from the coding sequence ATGGGATTATTCGATTTTTTCACGCAAGAAATTGCAATTGATTTAGGTACTGCTAACACACTAATTATTCATAATAATAAAGTGGTAGTTGACAGCCCATCAATTGTTGCTATACATAGAAGAACTAACAAAGTTATTGCTGTTGGTGACCAAGCAAAACACATGCAAGGTAAAACACATGATGATATCAAAACTATTAGACCGTTGAAAGATGGTGTAATTGCAGATTTTGAAGCATCTGAGTTTATGCTAACAGAATTTATAAAAAAAATCCCTGGAATTCAAGGGAAATTATTCTCTCCATCTTTACGTATGGTTATCTGTATTCCTTCAGGAATTACTGAAGTTGAAAAACGTGCTGTAAAAGATTCTTGTGCTAGAGTAAATGCTAAAGATGTTCGTTTAATTTACGAACCAATGGCTGCTGCAATTGGTGTTGGTATCGATATCCAACAACCAAAAGGGAATATGATTATTGATATAGGTGGTGGAACTACAGAAATTGCTGTTGTTGCCTTAGGAGGTATTGTTTGTGATAAATCGGTAAAAATTGCTGGTGACGTTTTCACTAACGATATTGCTTATTACTTAAGAACTCATCACAATTTATACATTGGTGAGCGTACAGCAGAACGTGTGAAAATTGAAGTTGGAGCTGCTGTGGAAGAATTAGAGCACGCACCAGAAGATATGCCTGTACAAGGACGTGATTTAATCACTGGTAAACCAAAAGAAATTACTGTAAATTATAAAGAAATTGCTCGTGCGTTAGATAAATCTATCTTACGTATAGAAGATGGTGTGATGGAGACTTTATCTCAAACTCCACCAGAATTAGCAGCAGATATTTATAATACTGGTATTTACATGGCCGGTGGTGGTTCTATGTTAAGAGGTTTAGATCAACGTATTTCTAAAAAAACAGGTTTACCTGTATTCTTAGCAGATGATCCTTTAAGAGCAGTAGTACGTGGTACTGGAATTGCCTTAAAAAACATTGACAAGTTTACTTTCTTAATGAAATAA
- a CDS encoding peptidoglycan D,D-transpeptidase FtsI family protein: MKKLLVVYTLILFIVFLFIGRLAYLQLFTDRYKLNAFNTSIKQEIIYPNRGDILDRNGKLLVSNTYSYELNVLPMKIGEDFDTVKFSQLVGVTTKQFDSIINAITKTEGFKKLSPYPFKKNISREDYARMQEQLYLYPAFSIIKRPERKYMVETAGNILGYINEASPSYIKTDSTYYQPGDFVGITGVEKSYEKELRGIKGVKNWIVDRTMNVVGPYKDGLHDRQVKSGKTIHLTIDYRLQELAEQMLQNKRGAIVALDPNSGEILALASAPTINPNHYLDSKLRNALINDSISKPTFDRALQGTYPPGSTFKMLTALAGLQMGTMTDSTTYTCKHGFRYGRMKIGCHCGKYYSPQNLEYAIGKSCNNYFSEAYRDIVRKNPNDYTEGMNEWANIMNSFGLGKFMGTDLPVGNKGLIPTGEFYDNRFGEGVWNPYRIIFNGMGQGDINTTPLQMANFAAAIANKGFFYTPHIVHKIEGQPLKDSNFIIPKKTLVDQKHFETILRGMRNVFTIGTARALSVKDFTQLGKTGTSQNSQGQDHSLFVLIAPADKPRIVVAAIVENAHYGATWAGPMTSLVAELYITDTIKRQGMLTKMKNGNFQGEYNRQWINYLKRKGLYIEPVKKDSTDTLKKDSIEPKQIITRN; the protein is encoded by the coding sequence ATGAAAAAACTCTTAGTCGTATATACATTAATCCTATTTATAGTTTTTCTTTTTATAGGTCGACTTGCATACCTACAACTTTTTACTGATAGATATAAGTTAAATGCATTTAACACGTCTATCAAACAAGAAATTATTTACCCAAACCGTGGCGATATACTTGATCGCAACGGAAAGTTATTAGTTTCTAACACTTATTCTTACGAATTAAATGTTCTTCCAATGAAGATTGGAGAGGATTTCGATACTGTAAAATTTTCTCAATTAGTAGGTGTTACAACAAAGCAATTTGATTCTATCATCAATGCAATAACGAAAACAGAGGGGTTTAAAAAACTATCGCCTTATCCTTTCAAAAAAAATATATCGCGCGAAGATTATGCTCGTATGCAAGAGCAACTTTACTTATACCCTGCTTTTAGCATAATTAAACGTCCTGAACGTAAATATATGGTAGAAACTGCAGGTAATATTTTAGGATATATCAACGAAGCAAGTCCATCATATATTAAGACTGATTCTACGTATTATCAACCAGGAGATTTCGTTGGAATTACCGGAGTTGAAAAATCATACGAAAAAGAATTACGTGGTATAAAAGGAGTAAAGAATTGGATTGTTGATCGTACCATGAATGTTGTGGGTCCGTATAAAGATGGGCTACACGACAGACAAGTAAAAAGTGGTAAAACAATTCACCTTACGATTGATTACAGGTTACAAGAATTGGCAGAGCAAATGTTGCAAAACAAACGTGGAGCGATTGTAGCACTTGATCCAAATAGTGGCGAAATTTTAGCTTTAGCTTCTGCACCTACTATAAATCCAAACCATTATTTAGATTCAAAATTAAGGAATGCTTTAATCAATGATTCTATTTCAAAACCAACTTTCGATAGAGCCTTACAAGGTACTTATCCTCCTGGATCTACCTTCAAAATGTTAACTGCTTTGGCTGGTTTGCAAATGGGAACGATGACTGATTCTACAACTTATACTTGTAAACATGGTTTTAGGTACGGTCGTATGAAAATTGGTTGTCACTGTGGAAAATATTATTCGCCTCAAAACTTAGAATATGCGATTGGAAAATCGTGTAATAATTATTTTTCTGAAGCTTATCGTGATATTGTTAGAAAAAATCCAAACGATTATACCGAAGGTATGAACGAATGGGCAAATATTATGAACAGCTTTGGTTTAGGTAAATTTATGGGAACTGATTTACCTGTTGGTAACAAAGGATTAATCCCAACCGGAGAATTTTATGACAATCGTTTTGGTGAAGGAGTTTGGAATCCGTACCGAATTATTTTTAACGGAATGGGGCAAGGTGATATTAATACAACGCCATTACAAATGGCTAATTTTGCAGCAGCTATTGCCAATAAAGGATTTTTCTATACTCCTCATATTGTTCATAAAATTGAAGGTCAGCCTCTAAAGGATTCAAACTTTATTATTCCTAAGAAAACATTAGTTGATCAAAAACATTTTGAAACTATTTTACGCGGGATGAGAAATGTTTTTACAATCGGAACAGCACGAGCACTAAGCGTAAAAGATTTTACTCAATTAGGTAAGACAGGCACTTCTCAGAATTCACAAGGACAAGATCACTCTTTATTTGTTTTGATTGCTCCAGCTGATAAACCAAGGATTGTTGTTGCTGCAATTGTAGAAAATGCGCATTATGGTGCTACTTGGGCTGGTCCAATGACTAGTTTAGTAGCCGAATTATATATAACAGATACCATCAAACGTCAAGGAATGTTGACGAAGATGAAAAATGGAAATTTCCAAGGCGAATACAATCGTCAATGGATTAATTACTTAAAAAGAAAAGGTTTATACATAGAACCTGTAAAAAAAGATAGTACCGACACCTTAAAGAAAGATAGCATTGAGCCAAAACAGATTATTACAAGGAATTGA